In Elaeis guineensis isolate ETL-2024a chromosome 1, EG11, whole genome shotgun sequence, a genomic segment contains:
- the LOC109505516 gene encoding aspartyl protease family protein At5g10770, with protein MAPLPNLFFLLAYFSLVSFCSRVHGGETQPSFHSIDIRSIIPSTICSSSNASSGNRLTVVHQHGPCSPLINPRQRLSHRKILHRDQARVVSLHNRISTSRKDKSAGSLAGVTVPNRVGISFSTLDYVVTVGFGTPKKHFTVIFDTGSDISWIQCQPCAGGCYAQKETLFDPSQSSTYANISCTSADCLSFGSYCDASSTCIYSVEYGDGSYTVGFLARETLTLTPSNVLTKFDFGCGETNKGLFGSVAGLVGLGRGKASLASQAAQVYGGVFSYCLPPRVSSTGYLTLGASGPSPNVKFTPMLTEPAAPSFYFVELMGLRVGEKNLSIPSSTFTDVGTIIDSGTVITRLPSSGYSALRDEFRRQMANYSMAPPLSIFDTCYNFTGVVSVSLPPVGLLFSGGVTLDVDPSGILYVVSMSQACLAFAANDDPGSISIIGNVQQRTYDIVYDVARGMIGFGAGGCS; from the exons ATGGCCCCCCTCCCTAATCTCTTCTTCTTGCTTGCATACTTCAGTCTCGTTTCCTTCTGTTCACGCGTCCATGGAGGAGAGACACAACCCAGCTTCCATTCCATCGACATCAGATCCATAATTCCATCCACCATCTGCTCCTCATCCAATG CATCGTCTGGCAATAGGCTGACCGTTGTTCATCAGCACGGCCCCTGCTCCCCCCTCATCAACCCCAGGCAAAGGCTGAGCCACAGAAAGATCCTCCACCGTGACCAAGCCCGAGTCGTCTCCCTCCACAACCGAATATCCACTTCAAGGAAGGACAAATCCGCCGGCTCGTTGGCCGGTGTCACCGTGCCCAACCGTGTCGGCATCTCGTTCAGCACCTTAGACTACGTCGTGACGGTCGGCTTCGGAACTCCCAAAAAGCATTTCACGGTGATCTTCGACACCGGCAGCGATATCTCCTGGATACAATGCCAGCCCTGTGCAGGCGGTTGCTACGCCCAGAAAGAGACGCTCTTCGACCCATCCCAATCCTCTACCTACGCCAATATATCATGCACCTCAGCCGACTGCCTCTCATTCGGATCATATTGCGATGCATCATCGACTTGCATATATTCTGTCGAATACGGTGACGGTTCCTACACTGTTGGCTTCCTTGCAAGGGAGACCCTCACCTTGACACCATCTAACGTGCTGACAAAATTCGATTTCGGGTGCGGGGAGACTAACAAAGGTCTCTTCGGCAGCGTCGCCGGGCTGGTAGGTCTTGGCCGTGGCAAGGCGTCGTTGGCATCGCAAGCAGCGCAGGTATATGGCGGAGTCTTCTCCTACTGCCTCCCGCCACGGGTGAGCTCCACAGGGTATCTGACGCTGGGAGCCAGCGGGCCGTCGCCCAACGTCAAATTTACGCCGATGCTCACCGAGCCGGCGGCACCGTCCTTCTACTTTGTTGAACTGATGGGACTACGTGTTGGAGAAAAGAATTTATCGATACCATCGAGCACCTTCACGGATGTTGGGACTATCATCGACTCCGGCACGGTGATCACCCGCCTTCCGTCGTCGGGTTACTCGGCACTTCGTGATGAATTCAGGCGGCAGATGGCAAACTATTCCATGGCGCCTCCGCTGTCGATTTTTGATACTTGCTATAATTTTACTGGAGTTGTTTCGGTGTCATTACCTCCGGTTGGTCTATTATTTAGCGGCGGAGTGACGCTCGATGTCGATCCCTCCGGTATACTGTATGTTGTGAGCATGTCGCAAGCATGTCTGGCGTTTGCTGCTAACGACGATCCGGGCTCGATCTCCATCATTGGCAACGTGCAGCAGCGGACGTACGACATTGTTTATGATGTTGCCAGGGGAATGATTGGGTTTGGAGCGGGAGGCTGTAGCTGA
- the LOC105039032 gene encoding LOW QUALITY PROTEIN: aspartyl protease family protein At5g10770-like (The sequence of the model RefSeq protein was modified relative to this genomic sequence to represent the inferred CDS: inserted 1 base in 1 codon), which yields MEDRQWTAVGRRSGYGMAASGETRPVHEPGTQGAARRRARCPSAGAQPRHGHAQGAAQARIDGGESQSFHTISINSLLPRAVCSSSSTSQRESNSSRMTVVHRHGPCSPVGQRKHMNHHRLLRQDQYRIQFLHHRISFPAASKPTEPGTSLASVTAPSRYGIPLRTAEYFITVGFGTPKQDYTVIFDTGSDLTWIQCKPCVKYCYPQNESLFDPLQSSTYSDILCSSSDCSLISGQCDASYHCIYGVKYGDNSFSAGYFAQETXTLTPSDVLTSFKFGCGMDNEGFAGRAAGLIGLGRGEVSLVSQVAEKYGGVFSYCLPSRFSSTGYLMLGAAMNPPNIKFTPMPTESNNPSFYFVELIGLTVRGKDLSIPSSVFTNVGNIIDSGTVITRLPTETYTALRSEFRQHMSSYQLVQPYDILDTCYNFTGYSRITIPAVALQFSNGVSLNVDASGILYFASPSQACLAFAGKDDENFVSIVGNMLQRTFHVVYDVPNGMIGFGSRGCG from the exons ATGGAGGACCGCCAGTGGACGGCGGTGGGCCGGCGGAGCGGCTACGGCATGGCCGCAAGTGGCGAAACGCGGCCAGTGCACGAGCCAGGCACGCAGGGTGCGGCCCGGCGCAGGGCGCGCTGCCCAAGCGCGGGCGCACAGCCCAGGCACGGGCATGCacagggcgcggcccaggccc GTATTGATGGAGGCGAATCACAAAGCTTTCATACAATCAGCATCAACTCCTTGCTACCAAGAGCTGTTTGCTCCTCATCATCCACCTCCCAAAGAG AATCCAACAGTAGTCGCATGACCGTCGTTCACCGCCACGGCCCATGTTCACCCGTCGGCCAGCGGAAGCACATGAACCACCACCGTCTCCTCCGCCAAGACCAGTACCGAATCCAATTTCTCCACCACCGCATCTCCTTCCCTGCTGCATCCAAACCAACTGAACCTGGAACCTCGCTCGCCAGCGTGACAGCCCCTTCCCGTTACGGCATCCCCCTCCGCACCGCCGAGTACTTTATCACCGTCGGCTTTGGTACTCCCAAACAAGACTATACCGTGATCTTCGACACCGGCAGCGACCTCACCTGGATCCAATGCAAACCCTGTGTTAAATATTGCTACCCACAAAATGAGTCACTTTTCGACCCATTGCAATCCTCCACATACTCGGACATTTTATGCAGCTCCAGCGACTGCTCGCTCATCAGCGGTCAATGCGACGCATCTTATCATTGCATCTACGGCGTCAAGTATGGCGACAACTCCTTCTCAGCGGGCTACTTTGCTCAGGAGA TTACATTGACACCTTCCGACGTGCTAACAAGTTTCAAGTTCGGCTGCGGGATGGACAATGAAGGATTCGCTGGCCGTGCCGCCGGGTTGATTGGCCTTGGACGCGGCGAGGTGTCATTGGTGTCACAGGTGGCGGAGAAGTACGGTGGAGTCTTCTCTTACTGCCTCCCATCACGCTTTAGCTCCACAGGCTACTTGATGCTGGGAGCTGCCATGAATCCACCTAATATCAAATTCACTCCAATGCCAACAGAGTCAAATAACCCATCATTTTACTTCGTCGAGCTAATCGGATTAACTGTTAGAGGAAAAGATCTTTCGATACCATCGTCAGTGTTCACTAATGTCGGGAATATTATCGACTCCGGCACCGTCATCACGCGACTTCCAACGGAAACATACACCGCCCTTCGCTCGGAATTCCGGCAACATATGTCCAGCTATCAGTTAGTGCAGCCATACGACATATTGGACACTTGCTACAACTTCACTGGGTATAGCAGGATTACGATACCTGCAGTTGCTCTGCAATTCAGTAATGGTGTTAGCCTTAATGTCGATGCCTCAGGGATACTCTACTTCGCAAGCCCTTCGCAGGCTTGCCTCGCCTTTGCTGGCAAGGATGATGAGAATTTTGTGTCCATTGTTGGGAACATGCTGCAGCGGACGTTCCATGTGGTCTACGATGTGCCCAACGGGATGATTGGATTTGGTTCTCGAGGTTGTGGTTGA